One genomic region from Stackebrandtia nassauensis DSM 44728 encodes:
- a CDS encoding alpha/beta hydrolase, giving the protein MRESVLRRVWRPGGIVVAVGVVVVAGLGVPAASAESAEPDWRPCDEGNKAQCATLPVPIDHDDPDGASIELSLARLPAQDPEKRRGTVVFHPGGPAEAVSVLTEPQDQAAFEELTRWFDVVTFDSRGFGGSGPMCDPDKAPPVGSILDSAGAYADQRAEVAAYAKDCRADQPKLAGHTSAEDAAHDIDAIRRSLGEEKIYYYGNSYGSVFGQEYAELYGEHLERLYLDSVADHTVPYWRDNANAAKVMEDRIPRFARWCDENPKCALRGEDVLEVWDEVVAAAEDEPLPTSEGGSVSHIQIRTMSTWNLEFEGYGEKLAQAFARAREDGTGDGFAEAMYDDFRGDAGQVTWCADSPVTPDSFHALRAIAEQGRDETPRVGWLNVLGNAWRCAGWPRRGSNPPSPLDAEDAPPALVVNSTLDAGTHLAGARNVASQLPGSGFVTVNGDAHAAYWLGNACVREVVHRYLLDGALPEPGTECDAEPRRFAGATGANAGAGLP; this is encoded by the coding sequence ATGCGAGAGTCGGTGCTGCGGCGGGTATGGCGTCCCGGTGGGATCGTGGTGGCGGTCGGCGTGGTGGTCGTGGCGGGGCTGGGTGTCCCGGCGGCGAGTGCTGAGTCGGCGGAACCGGATTGGCGGCCGTGCGACGAGGGCAACAAGGCGCAGTGCGCGACCCTGCCGGTGCCGATCGACCATGACGACCCCGACGGCGCGAGCATCGAGTTGTCGTTGGCGCGGCTGCCCGCGCAGGATCCCGAGAAGCGACGCGGCACGGTCGTGTTCCATCCGGGAGGACCGGCCGAGGCGGTGTCGGTGCTGACCGAGCCGCAGGACCAGGCCGCGTTCGAGGAGCTGACACGGTGGTTCGACGTGGTGACGTTCGACTCCCGTGGGTTCGGTGGCAGTGGCCCGATGTGTGATCCCGACAAGGCGCCGCCAGTGGGGTCGATTCTGGATTCGGCTGGGGCGTATGCCGATCAGCGCGCCGAGGTCGCCGCGTACGCGAAGGATTGTCGGGCCGATCAGCCGAAGTTGGCCGGGCACACGTCGGCGGAGGACGCCGCCCACGACATCGACGCGATTCGTCGATCGCTGGGCGAGGAGAAGATCTACTACTACGGCAACTCCTACGGTTCGGTGTTCGGGCAGGAGTACGCCGAGCTGTATGGGGAGCATCTCGAACGGCTCTATTTGGACAGCGTGGCCGATCACACGGTGCCGTACTGGCGGGACAACGCCAATGCCGCGAAGGTCATGGAGGACCGGATTCCCCGGTTCGCGCGCTGGTGCGACGAGAACCCAAAGTGCGCTTTGCGTGGCGAGGACGTGCTGGAGGTCTGGGACGAGGTGGTGGCCGCCGCCGAGGACGAGCCGTTGCCCACTTCTGAGGGCGGCAGTGTCTCGCACATCCAGATTAGGACCATGTCCACATGGAATCTGGAGTTCGAGGGTTACGGCGAGAAGCTGGCGCAAGCGTTCGCGCGGGCGCGCGAGGACGGCACCGGCGACGGTTTCGCCGAGGCCATGTACGACGACTTCCGAGGTGATGCCGGGCAGGTGACCTGGTGCGCCGACTCTCCGGTGACGCCCGACAGTTTCCACGCGTTGCGGGCCATCGCCGAGCAGGGGCGTGACGAGACGCCGCGCGTGGGTTGGCTCAACGTGCTGGGCAACGCCTGGCGGTGTGCCGGTTGGCCACGGCGGGGAAGCAATCCTCCGTCCCCGTTGGACGCCGAGGACGCTCCCCCAGCGTTGGTGGTCAACAGCACCCTCGACGCGGGCACGCACCTGGCGGGGGCGCGCAATGTGGCTTCACAGTTGCCAGGAAGCGGTTTCGTGACCGTCAACGGGGACGCTCACGCGGCCTACTGGCTCGGCAACGCGTGCGTGCGCGAGGTGGTGCACCGTTATCTGCTCGACGGCGCGTTGCCCGAGCCCGGTACCGAGTGCGACGCCGAGCCGCGACGGTTCGCGGGCGCCACCGGCGCGAACGCGGGTGCCGGTTTGCCATAA